The following coding sequences are from one Hydra vulgaris chromosome 04, alternate assembly HydraT2T_AEP window:
- the LOC136079553 gene encoding uncharacterized protein LOC136079553, whose translation MHLVCLGVVRRLLHFLKGASIDIFDGWLLSVHQNIISEQLLKFNGRLPSDFVRQPRSISELNWWKATELRSFLLYTGLVALKGVLIKQSYKHFLSLSLAIRMLCEKNTIKHNSNIESARQLLNCFVKNSKEHYGSSFNVYNVHGLLHIADDVEYFQCSLDEISAFQFENCLCQIKRLIRGKHNPVMQIVLRLSELEDTPSLKEESISKIRVGAKDSCFLVCNDVVFVTVICQDGGFQCGFYPKSALEYFFTHFVDSRNLDIYRIKVNACPIKCIIQRTDLVRKCVCLPYRNSYVIIPLTQDM comes from the coding sequence atgcatttagTTTGTCTCGGAGTGGTGCGTcgtttgttacattttttaaaaggtgcatctattgatatatttgatGGTTGGTTGTTGTCCGTGCACCAAAATATAATTTCTGAGCAGTTGTTAAAGTTTAATGGAAGATTGCCAAGTGACTTTGTCCGCCAACCAAGGTCAATATCAGAATTGAATTGGTGGAAAGCAACCGAGCTACGTAGTTTCCTTCTTTATACTGGTTTGGTTGCATTGAAAGGTGTACTAATTAAACAAAGTTACAAGCATTTTTTGAGTTTGTCGCTTGCTATTCGAATGTTATGTGAGAAGAACACTATTAAACATAATAGTAACATTGAGTCAGCAAGACAGCTGCTTAATTGCTTTGTTAAGAATTCCAAAGAGCATTATGGCTCttcttttaatgtatataatgtaCATGGACTGTTACACATTGCTGATGATGTGGAGTATTTTCAGTGCAGCTTGGATGAAATATCTGCTTTTCAGTTTGAAAACTGCTTGTGTCAGATAAAGCGATTAATTCGTGGAAAACATAATCCAGTTATGCAAATTGTTTTGAGACTAAGTGAGCTTGAAGATACTCCATCTTTAAAGGAAGAAAGTATTTCAAAGATACGAGTTGGTGCAAAAGATTCATGTTTTTTGGTCTGTAATGACGTTGTGTTTGTCACTGTTATATGTCAAGATGGAGGCTTCCAGTGTGGTTTTTATCCAAAATCTgcacttgaatatttttttactcattttgtTGACTCAAGAAACCTTGATATATATCGTATTAAAGTAAATGCCTGCCCCATAAAATGTATTATTCAAAGAACTGATCTAGTTCGAAAATGTGTATGCTTACCATATAGAAATAGTTATGTTATAATACCTTTAACACAAGATATGTAA
- the LOC136079172 gene encoding 52 kDa repressor of the inhibitor of the protein kinase-like, giving the protein MFSEQSCQAIKLLHVICENVSRASICDIIESLKGVVEIYSNNLPLPDLLDKEIIRWKNFCDKMEDPKPKNLQASLLKCNKQALPNIHTLLCIGCTLPVTSCECERCASALRRFSNYVRASMKDGRLGALTLLHVHRDKVEALQKTEITKLFIKLHPRRMELPSLVI; this is encoded by the coding sequence ATGTTTAGTGAACAATCTTGTCAAGCAATAAAACTGTTGCATGTTATTTGTGAAAATGTATCTCGAGCTTCAATATGTGACATAATTGAAAGTCTTAAAGGTGTTGTCGAAATCTATAGCAACAATCTACCTCTGCCAGATTTGCTTGATAAAGAAATTATTCGCTGGAAGAACTTTTGTGACAAGATGGAAGATCCGaaaccaaaaaatttacaagcttCATTATTGAAATGCAACAAGCAAGCTCTTCCAAATATACATACGCTTTTATGCATTGGATGTACACTTCCAGTAACCTCTTGTGAATGCGAGCGATGTGCGTCTGCGCTTCGTAGATTCTCAAATTATGTTAGAGCATCCATGAAGGATGGGCGTTTAGGAGCACTTACATTATTGCATGTGCATCGTGATAAGGTCGAAGCATTACAAAAAACAGAAATcacaaaactttttatcaaacttcATCCAAGAAGAATGGAACTGCCATCCTTAGTCATATGA